In the genome of Drosophila pseudoobscura strain MV-25-SWS-2005 chromosome 3, UCI_Dpse_MV25, whole genome shotgun sequence, one region contains:
- the LOC6898240 gene encoding serine protease grass: protein MMALVSLVAWLLLGGCGSVYGQLLEEDCGVASVMQAMVAGGEDAALGTTPWMAHLYANGQFVCGGSLINHRFVLTAAHCIQADSPIAVRLGEYDTRTVEDCRQGECAPPPTDHAVVDVYRHAFYTSVEYYDIALLKMQQSVAYTANIRPICILLDTTVQQRMDSLREYTLTGWGLMWGGQRASVLQTVNLTQIDRYTCARHGFRIDHTHICAGDFRRHACVGDSGGPLGATVLYDGQPRYIQFGIVSFGRKPCNGVSVFTNVLAYTPWIQRVLQVTQS from the exons ATGATGGCTCTGGTATCGCTGGTGGCTTGGCTGCTCCTTGGAGGATGTGGCAGCGTCTACGGACAGCTCCTCGAAGAGGACTGCGGTGTCGCGAGCGTTATGCAGGCCATGGTGGCCGGCGGCGAGGATGCAGCACTGGGAACCACTCCGTGGATGGCGCACCTGTACGCAAATGGACAATTCGTATGCGGCGGATCGCTCATCAATCACCGCTTCGTTCTCACCGCCGCGCACTGCATCCAAGCGGACTCGCCCAT AGCCGTGCGGTTGGGGGAGTACGATACCAGGACGGTAGAGGATTGCAGGCAGGGAGAGTGTGCCCCACCGCCCACGGATCACGCCGTCGTAGACGTCTACAGGCATGCCTTTTACACGTCGGTGGAATACTACGATATTGCTCTGCTGAAAATGCAACAGAGTGTGGCCTACACAG CCAACATCCGACCCATCTGCATTCTGCTGGACACGACAGTGCAGCAGCGGATGGACAGCCTTCGGGAGTACACTCTCACCGGATGGGGCCTGATGTGGGGCGGACAGCGGGCCTCCGTGCTGCAGACCGTCAACTTGACCCAAATCGATCGATACACCTGCGCCCGACACGGCTTCCGCATCGATCACACGCACATCTGTGCCGGGGATTTCCGAAGACATGCCTGCGTCGGGGACTCCGGTGGCCCGCTGGGCGCCACCGTGCTGTACGATGGGCAGCCCCGTTACATTCAATTCGGGATCGTGAGCTTCGGCAGGAAGCCCTGCAATGGCGTGAGTGTCTTCACGAATGTCCTGGCCTACACGCCGTGGATACAAAGGGTTCTGCAGGTGACCCAGTCCTAA
- the LOC4803788 gene encoding protein G12 has protein sequence MACLGHAPIAVILLAVVFSCAPTLADLRGDLRDFVAIAPRRRIVYIAARYYIFDPRFRQAVGFVRSDEFLKTWQSVRAAPDVAALIDYLNEYGSGYDVTSLVDSLPQRLRAYQLSRTVPVEMMLHRDLTTFLREAVQTLPRAKVYALMSQKVRQGGDFAKFYKALRDKQFKILVDRARNSADLQAPLKRLHEKNINVDEILQILFEIINWGPQNP, from the exons ATGGCTTGCCTTGGCCACGCTCCGATAGCTGTAATTTTGCTGGCTGTAGTCTTCAGTTGCGCCCCGACTTTGGCGGATTTACGCGGAGATCTGAGGGATTTCGTGGCGATTGCGCCGCGTCGACGCATCGTCTATATAGCCGCCAGATACTATATCTTCGATCCGAGATTCCGCCAGGCAGTGGGTTTTGTGCGCAGCGACGAGTTCCTGAAGACCTGGCAGTCGGTGCGTGCAGCACCCGATGTGGCAGCCCTCATCGATTACCTCAACGAGTACGGATCGGGCTACGATGTGACCAGCCTCGTGGACAGCCTCCCCCAGCGACTGCGGGCCTATCAGCTGTCGCGCACTGTGCCCGTAGAAATGATGCTGCACCGCGATCTTACCACATTCCTACGCGAAGCGGTCCAAACCCTGCCGCGGGCCAAGGTCTACGCCCTGATGTCCCAGAAGGTACGGCAGGGCGGGGACTTTGCCAAGTTCTACAAGGCCCTGAGGGACAAGCAGTTCAAGATTCTGGTGGACAGAGCAAGG AATTCAGCGGACCTGCAAGCGCCACTGAAAAGACTGCACGAAAAGAACATCAATGTCGATGAGATACTTCAAATATTGTTCGAAATCATCAACTGGGGGCCGCAGAATCCATAG